The window gtaagctatacgaccgccaaataaacaatagaaactccatccaacttgaattacaaagtattgtttggtattccactgcgctcgccatcctgagacatgataaaaatcttattacgttcagtagttacactggctacaatgttctttaaaccagaatacaacagtgactacacactgctgcgtggcggcagaaatagacatttcggttgtacctacccaggtggtcATGTCATTTCATGACGGATGTGTGTGTCTATTGGACATTTTTATCTACAGTATGAATGCGCCAGTTCGACCAATGCCCGACTTAAAGACGCAGTTAAATTAAGTAGTTAGTCCTTGCAATTGCGTATCGTATGCGCGAGATAATATATTGAATCCCCAATACGATTACGCAACTGACCTCGCAGCACGATAAGTAACAGCTTATATTTGCGTTGGAACATCGCAGTTAGGAACCGCCTTGATCCATATTGTTAGTACAAATTTGTATAGTAGTTATGCGATCAAAGTGCTTAAACAATACAGCGATCGCCCGAGCATTAGGACACTCAAAAGGAACACGTTAATGTTGTCTATCCAGTATTGTGATTTGTTACTCAGCTGTGTCCTTGAAATAATTACCTACAGTGCCGCGGTTCGTAAACACGCTGTAGGGTTGCCCGCGTacagtacatattttaatttcatctaCCTACTTTAATactctttttaattttgtaactcGAAGCGTATGGGTATGAATCGCGTTAATTTCCGACCGTTTCTGTGAAGACAAAACTCTATACATAACATTATCGTGACAGGAACTTTAGTATGATCGGGAGTTTCATACAAATGCGACATATGCAAGCAATAACCAATGAAGACACCAACTTATATTTAACCGGACGAATTCCCCAGAAGTAAAATTTTAGTTACGCGTACTAAAACGTACCTGTTTTAACCGTATTTCTCGGTTAAAAAGGCATTCGttaagaaataaagtaaattttcaaatttccaaccaaattaaaattactatttaacgGTATTTTCAGGAGgttcaataaagaaaaaaaaagcaagactttcttatttttataatacaaaattactttCTATTATAATAACCACATAATTTGTAATAAGATTTACGTGATAATTGAGGTGATGACGTCATCCAAATACGTATTATGCTAGGTCGGGGATATCTAAAGAAGTCCACGGCGCAAACCACACGCATGCCCAAAAATAACGATTGATTCATCGCGGTTgcaaatcgattttttttttcctacGTATTTGTACTAAAATGTACTTTGACGCTGTAAGTTTCAATTACAAAGTGGctcataatataatgtagagATAGTAATAATAGattcaattaattcaaaatgtttccATTTCCGTTTATACAGATCGAGGTTACTTTAGTATTACGAGacctttaatattatatatgacaaaagaaaataatacacatttatttagtaacaattatttttatttattttacaaacaacaataactgaacaaaaacaaattaataccaAACACCATTTCCACAACCAGATCTGTATCCTAGACCTGGAGCTCCTACTGGACCTAGGGGTCCTATAGGACTCTCGGCTATAATGCCGATGGCACCATCTCCACATCCGTAAGAGACAGCGCCAGCTCCTACAGTAGGGAAGTCACCTGCAAGTGCAACGGTGCCTAGGAATGGTAGCTGACCGCCAACAGCTAAACCACCGTCGATGGCCAAGTTCTCTGAAAGAATTGACAGTCCTGTAGGAGCGATGGGTGAAGCACTTGTGACTGAGAAACCGCCTCCGCTAGAAGCCAAAATTGGGGCTGCTGCTGGAGCAATAACCGGTCCTATTGAAGGCCCCAACGATGGACTGAATGGTCCTCCCAGTGGGCCATAACCCATTCCGAAGGCATCAAGACCGCCGAAGCATTGGCAGGATATtgactgaaaatataaaatgttatgttcaattattaaaaaaacataaagtcAAATAAACAACCACCAACAAATATAAAGTATGTTACTCTACATTAGAACTTAGGAAGTTAAAAGTTGCTGAAGTTGCTAAAacaactgtcagtttcatagGTAATATACAGTGTTTTTCCGCAAAAAGTTAACAGCGTCTGCGTGGCGCcttatcatttaaataagtCAGTAGAGCACCAGTTACTCTTATTGCCTCATCCTAAGTTCTAACTGCTCAACTAGAACTATGCGCCTATTGCCGTATTGCGTACAATCtatattaacttaaattttatcaaacttACCTCAATGAGCAGTACTGAAATGCACAAAACTGAAGATTTTAACATCATTTTGAGGGTGTTTGtgggaaaataaaaattttatgatgtCGTTACCATCCACTCTTGAGTATATATAGGGCATTTTCAAAAACACTGTTGCGTAGAGTTCTTTTGTAACTGTTTCGATTTAACATTTGTAACTTGATATTATGTAAGTGACGATAATATCGATAAATTTGTGTGTAATCGAAAAATCTTTGGTATAAATGCCCTATCAAGGTTTAATCAAATCATTCGGATCTGAATTGAAGTAATCGATATGTCTTCTACTACCTTCTTCCTCGTTTGTGTTCAAGCTTGCATCCTtcaggtaataaaaaaactatttaactcataaagttaagtttatttactcttatattttaaacataatatcaatatcgTGTTAGCAGAATGTACGACTGTAATAACTCGCCAGGCTTCGATGAAAGTGAAGTAGTAAAAAGACGATCTATTATGatcttttttcatttataaactaGTTAACCCaccagacgttgtcccgtcttaactatgaatttgcagcgcgcattctgtcaatcgctgacagttatttcaaacaattgacagttatataaattaataatttcgttaagttttcttaaattttctaattttccgcgcaattttttggatttttctttcataagaaccttctcctgacagtagcaaacacaaaaaaaataaatagtgaaatcggtccagccgttcacgtgtgatggcgtgacATGAAATAGGGACGTGACgtgaaatagggattcatttttatatatatagattatattattgtcttttagtaaatttttaacaAAGTTTTGTGAATAGGTTATTCTCAAAATTTGGGGAAGTTATGTGACGAAGACACCCtacttttaaacataaaatacttatacatattgTATGTATGACCAATttaccattttatttaatataatattaatcttaTCTCTTGCAGGTCTGTTTTGGGCAAGCTATTAATCCAGCAGCAGCTCTCGGCAATGGGCTGGTAGGAGGCCTTGGTTATCCAAACGCCCTTGGATTCGGCAATCCTGGACTCGGCGTAGGCCTCAATGGTTTGGGATATCCAAATGGACTGGCAGCCCCTGGATTGGCCGCCGCAGGCCTTGCAAATGGAATGATGTCCCCTGCGCTTGCCCCAGGAATGATGGCTCCGGGAATGGTCGGTGCGGGAATGGCCGGTGCTGCATTAGCTAATGCTGGACTTGCAGCTGCTAACATGGTAGCTCCAGGTTTAGCTCCTGCTGTAGCTGGAGTACCCGGTATGCCCGGACCTTATGGTGGTGTTGGCAATGGCGACTTGAAAGTCGCTGGAGAGTTGCCAGTAGCTGGTACTACCATCGTAGCTGGACAGGTTCCAATTGTTGGTGCTGTCCAATTCGGTG of the Manduca sexta isolate Smith_Timp_Sample1 chromosome 18, JHU_Msex_v1.0, whole genome shotgun sequence genome contains:
- the LOC115441602 gene encoding chorion class A protein Ld2/Ld41, with product MSSTTFFLVCVQACILQVCFGQAINPAAALGNGLVGGLGYPNALGFGNPGLGVGLNGLGYPNGLAAPGLAAAGLANGMMSPALAPGMMAPGMVGAGMAGAALANAGLAAANMVAPGLAPAVAGVPGMPGPYGGVGNGDLKVAGELPVAGTTIVAGQVPIVGAVQFGGDVKAGGVVTISGSCGCGGNVAY
- the LOC115441603 gene encoding chorion class CB protein PC404, whose translation is MMLKSSVLCISVLLIESISCQCFGGLDAFGMGYGPLGGPFSPSLGPSIGPVIAPAAAPILASSGGGFSVTSASPIAPTGLSILSENLAIDGGLAVGGQLPFLGTVALAGDFPTVGAGAVSYGCGDGAIGIIAESPIGPLGPVGAPGLGYRSGCGNGVWY